A stretch of the Halomonas sp. CH40 genome encodes the following:
- a CDS encoding alpha/beta hydrolase: MILTKEKVIARNNIEIFGSGNTTLLMAHGFGCNQTMWYRLTPELQSRYTLVLFDYVGSGQSQLSAYSEARYSSLEGYAADINEICTTLDLTQVHLVGHSVSCTIGMLAANNDPERFASQIMVCPSPCFLNLPPDYHGGFERSDLEELVQLMDRNHMGWASYLAPLVMGSASPDLMVGELSDSFCSTDPLVAKTFAQATFFSDYRHLLPNNQHPTLLLQSQVDALASESIGHYMQAHMPKSTLHVLPTEGHCIHMTHPDLISQEMITWLDRAA, translated from the coding sequence ATGATACTGACGAAAGAAAAAGTCATTGCCCGCAATAACATAGAAATTTTTGGCTCAGGAAATACGACCTTACTGATGGCCCATGGTTTTGGCTGCAACCAGACCATGTGGTATCGCCTGACGCCGGAATTGCAAAGCCGCTATACGCTTGTCCTATTCGATTATGTCGGCTCTGGCCAGTCCCAGTTGTCTGCCTACAGTGAAGCCCGCTACAGCTCGCTGGAAGGTTACGCTGCGGATATCAACGAGATCTGCACCACCCTTGACCTGACACAGGTTCATCTGGTTGGCCATTCGGTCAGCTGTACCATTGGCATGCTCGCGGCCAATAACGACCCGGAACGCTTTGCCAGCCAGATCATGGTGTGCCCATCGCCGTGCTTTTTGAACCTGCCACCTGATTACCATGGCGGTTTTGAGCGCTCAGACCTGGAAGAACTGGTTCAACTGATGGATCGTAACCATATGGGCTGGGCCAGCTATCTCGCCCCGCTGGTAATGGGCAGCGCCAGCCCGGACTTAATGGTGGGTGAACTTTCCGACAGCTTCTGCTCAACGGACCCTCTGGTGGCCAAGACCTTTGCCCAGGCGACGTTCTTTTCTGACTATCGCCACCTGCTGCCCAACAACCAACACCCTACCCTGCTGCTGCAAAGCCAGGTTGATGCCCTTGCCAGTGAAAGCATTGGCCATTATATGCAGGCACATATGCCCAAGAGCACGCTTCATGTACTGCCCACCGAAGGCCATTGTATTCACATGACACACCCGGACCTGATCAGCCAGGAAATGATCACCTGGCTGGATAGGGCGGCTTGA
- a CDS encoding bacteriorhodopsin-like — protein MEIEALSLGQYSFVQNGYSFGFAVMAAATLFFWLMKSEIAPSYRLAITITGLVTAVAAYHYLQIMLSWNAAADVTTGEVLATGKPFNQAYRYVDWLLTVPLLLIELILVMRLSKAETIKKSTVLGGAAALMIVLGYPGEVSSVGGLRFVFWVLSMIPFVFIVYQLVVGLKESISKQPESVQNLVQISIYLVIGSWLFYPIVYLFPLVGLDGGAAITAVEIGYTVADIVAKAVFGVFIFVIAMRKSQAESEEANGATATLADDNAEGEETSKLS, from the coding sequence ATGGAAATTGAAGCTTTATCCCTAGGGCAATATTCATTCGTACAGAATGGCTATTCGTTCGGCTTTGCTGTCATGGCAGCTGCCACCCTGTTCTTCTGGTTGATGAAATCAGAAATCGCACCATCTTACCGCCTCGCCATTACTATTACCGGTCTGGTAACCGCGGTAGCGGCCTATCACTACCTGCAGATCATGCTGTCGTGGAATGCCGCCGCTGACGTCACCACAGGTGAAGTACTGGCGACCGGCAAGCCCTTTAACCAGGCTTACCGATATGTCGACTGGTTATTGACCGTACCACTTCTGCTCATTGAGCTGATTCTGGTCATGCGCCTATCCAAGGCAGAAACCATCAAGAAATCAACCGTTCTGGGTGGTGCTGCAGCATTGATGATCGTCCTGGGCTATCCGGGCGAAGTATCCAGCGTAGGCGGTCTGCGCTTTGTATTCTGGGTACTTTCCATGATCCCGTTCGTATTTATCGTGTACCAGCTGGTAGTGGGCCTGAAGGAGTCCATCTCCAAGCAGCCTGAAAGCGTCCAGAACCTTGTACAGATCTCTATTTACCTGGTCATCGGTTCCTGGTTGTTCTACCCGATCGTCTACCTCTTCCCGTTGGTAGGCCTGGACGGTGGCGCCGCCATCACAGCTGTCGAAATCGGCTACACAGTGGCAGATATCGTGGCGAAAGCAGTCTTCGGTGTATTCATCTTCGTCATTGCGATGCGCAAGTCGCAGGCCGAAAGTGAAGAAGCCAACGGCGCGACTGCCACACTGGCAGACGATAACGCTGAAGGCGAAGAAACGTCGAAACTCTCGTAA